The Nicotiana tabacum cultivar K326 chromosome 14, ASM71507v2, whole genome shotgun sequence genome contains a region encoding:
- the LOC142168810 gene encoding secreted RxLR effector protein 78-like translates to MICTRLKPAVSHIVADNQSAFVQGRSMMHNVLICHDLLKHYNRKTTPRCLMKIDLRKAYDMVSWEFLEEALRGYGFPDKFIHWIMVCVSTTMFTIKVNGEGHGYFAGKRGLRQGDPISPLLFVIIMEHLSRTLKTISRLPYFRFYPICKEIKLTHLIFADDLMIF, encoded by the coding sequence ATGATCTGCACCAGGTTAAAGCCAGCAGTCAGTCATATAGTAGCAGATAATCAGTCAGCTTTTGTACAAGGAAGGTCCATGATGCACAATGTTTTGATATGCCATGACTTACTAAAGCACTACAATAGGAAGACAACTCCTAGATGCTTAATGAAAATAGACCTTAGAAAGGCATATGATATGGTAAGTTGGGAGTTTTTGGAGGAAGCTTTAAGAGGGTATGGATTTCCTGATAAATTCATACATTGGATCATGGTATGTGTGTCTACTACTATGTTCACAATAAAAGTTAATGGGGAGGGCCATGGTTACTTTGCTGGAAAGAGAGGTTTGAGGCAAGGAGATCCCATTTCCCCACTGCTATTTGTTATTATAATGGAACACCTTTCTAGAACATTAAAGACAATCAGTAGATTACCTTACTTCAGGTTCTATCCAATATGCAAAGAGATTAAgctgacacatctcatatttgcTGATGATTTGATGATATTCTAG
- the LOC142168811 gene encoding uncharacterized protein LOC142168811, with protein sequence MLEIKVKKEKKGQLADKIFAGWKFVTNLDYHYNGRIWITWRPDYYQIIPRQKTSQLITCEVLYVPLQLSFEVTYVYVFNIKEERKGLWEDLITHSRGSSKPWMVVGDFNSVLNTEDRIGGNEVTWAEVVDFYNCIVECGLMELPAQENRYTWSDKHEEHRIFSKIDWIFINEQWFDTMPECNTRFLREGIGDHCPAKVTFVKERQRSRRFFQFCNVWTQLSQFMSIVNEDWNHIVEGCKMFTVVRRLKMLKRICPTSLEYQQAEVSAYQKFRKLSYPVEVYLQQRSKATWIRLGDDNTKYFHSVIKHRKLKQATTQLKDGSSLWQTYPDIIVGMFVDDYENLLGRKATKRVQDFSSIIRNGNRLS encoded by the exons ATGCTGgaaataaaagttaaaaaagaaaagaagggtcAATTAGCAGATAAGATATTTGCTGGGTGGAAGTTTGTAACAAACTTGGATTATCATTACAATGGCAGAATCTGGATCACCTGGAGGCCTGATTATTACCAGATTATACCTAGGCAAAAGACTTCTCAACTAATAACCTGTGAAGTATTGTATGTTCCTCTCCAACTATCATTTGAGGTAACCTATGTATATGTTTTTAATATAAAAGAGGAGAGGAAGGGACTGTGGGAAGATTTAATTACTCACAGTAGAGGAAGTAGTAAACCATGGATGGTAGTAGGTGATTTTAACTCAGTACTGAATACAGAGGATAGAATAGGAGGGAATGAAGTGACATGGGCTGAAGTGGTAGATTTCTATAATTGTATAGTGGAGTGTGGATTGATGGAACTACCTGCACAAGAAAATAGATACACTTGGAGTGATAAACATGAAGAGCAcagaattttttcaaaaattgattggATTTTTATTAATGAGCAATGGTTTGATACTATGCCAGAATGCAATACAAGATTTTTGAGAGAGGGGATAGGTGATCACTGTCCTGCAAAGGTGACTTTTGTGAAGGAGAGGCAGAGAAGTAGGAGATTCTTTCAATTTTGTAATGTGTGGACTCAACtttcacaattcatgagcatagTCAATGAGGATTGGAACCATATTGTGGAAGGGTGCAAAATGTTTACAGTAGTGAGAAGATTAAAAATGTTAAAGAGG ATATGTCCTACTAGTTTAGAATATCAACAAGCTGAAGTTAGTGCATATCAAAAGTTCAGAAAATTATCTTACCCAGTTGAAGTGTATTTACAGCAAAGAAGTAAAGCAACGTGGATTAGATTGGGAGATGATAACACCAAATACTTCCACTCAGTAATCAAGCACAGGAAACTGAAGCAGGCTACTACTCAGCTCAAAGACGGCTCTAGTCTTTGGCAAACATATCCTGATATaattgttggtatgtttgttGACGATTATGAAAATCTACTAGGAAGGAAAGCAACTAAAAGGGTGCAAGATTTTAGTAGTATAATTAGGAATGGGAACAGGCTATCATAA